The following coding sequences lie in one Thalassoglobus polymorphus genomic window:
- a CDS encoding fumarylacetoacetate hydrolase family protein, with protein MKLAKVKTADGTVRVAVVEEAQVQLLDLSGSNNISTLADVLNSEKPQELVTTLLANAETCALESVEFLAPVDHQETWAAGVTYKRSQVARMEESETGASHYDLVYTADRPELFFKATPNRIVNPGEAVRVRHDSQWSVPEPEFTLVLNPKMEIVGYTIGNDMSARDIEGENPLYLPQAKVYRQCCSIGPVVQLASETLDLAATKIDLVIERQGKTITSDSTNLGQLYRKLPDLAGWLGREDEFPNGAFLLTGTGIVPDDDFSLEDGDVITISITGIGSLKNPVVKGTGPVTH; from the coding sequence ATGAAACTCGCAAAAGTAAAAACCGCAGACGGCACTGTTCGAGTTGCAGTTGTTGAAGAAGCTCAAGTCCAACTTCTCGACCTTTCGGGCTCAAACAACATCTCTACTCTGGCGGATGTGCTGAACTCAGAGAAGCCGCAAGAACTTGTGACGACTCTTCTTGCAAATGCAGAAACCTGTGCGTTGGAATCCGTCGAATTCTTAGCACCGGTCGATCATCAGGAAACCTGGGCAGCGGGTGTGACTTACAAACGGAGTCAAGTTGCTCGAATGGAAGAATCCGAGACAGGAGCTTCTCATTATGACCTCGTCTACACCGCTGATCGTCCGGAACTCTTCTTCAAGGCCACACCGAATCGTATTGTCAATCCGGGAGAAGCTGTCCGTGTTCGTCATGACAGCCAATGGAGTGTTCCAGAGCCGGAATTCACGCTTGTTCTGAATCCGAAAATGGAGATTGTTGGGTACACGATTGGCAATGACATGTCCGCCAGGGACATTGAGGGCGAAAACCCGTTGTACCTTCCGCAGGCAAAAGTGTATCGGCAATGCTGTTCGATTGGACCAGTGGTTCAACTGGCATCGGAAACGCTAGACCTTGCAGCTACCAAGATTGATCTCGTCATTGAACGTCAGGGAAAGACCATCACTTCCGATTCTACGAACCTCGGACAACTCTATCGCAAATTACCCGATCTGGCCGGCTGGCTGGGACGAGAAGATGAATTCCCGAACGGTGCGTTTCTGCTCACCGGAACAGGAATTGTACCCGATGATGACTTTTCTCTGGAAGATGGCGACGTGATTACCATTTCGATCACCGGAATCGGCTCGCTGAAAAATCCCGTTGTCAAAGGAACTGGCCCGGTCACTCATTGA